In Hymenobacter gelipurpurascens, one DNA window encodes the following:
- a CDS encoding TonB-dependent receptor: protein MTVLLPSLYRAGCAGLVLAAQVTAGTAVAAPTLSAPNALAHLADRRPLTGRVLDGADQAPLSFCSVGIKGSNRGTTTDANGAFKLDVEDGDILVISYVGYEPREIPVPAGESTISISLKSTTHTMADVVVVGNRASEARTNVELPVPVDVLSAKEITKTGQTELGQMIHFLAPSFNSTKHAISNVTSYVDPATLRGLGPDQTLVLVNGKRRHQSSALNVNNVVGRGSVGTDLNAIPTAAIERVEILRDGAAAQYGSDAIAGIVNLVLKKAPRGGTVTGNYGISKLGDGDTYDAGVNFGLPVGKRDGFFNTTVQLHHNEPTDRSGDYTGAVYSTKPEEDAALVAQNGFNRHVTTYGTAKNTMGQLFYNAETKLGEAWTLYSFGGYSRKDMTAYGFYRQPSNKKRAVLSLFPNGYNPVFPAKVQDLASTVGVRRTTGSGWNLDFSAGFGGNTIETFANHTVNPSYGSNSPTSFYTGTNKFGQGLINANVSKSLKNIGSLKSLSVAYGSELRVERYQLEAGDDASWMKGPVTTNSPDVGSSGREGIGAQNAVKRTRNNVGLYADVLSDITEALLVDVAARVERYSDFGTNVSGKISTRYKFSNLFSVRGSLNRGFRAPSMHQLYYSNNADAQWLTINGVFDSYPIAHLRNDNAYVRALGVEKLKAETTLDYNLGFTAQIGPNLQVTADMYQIDIKDRIVISGQLDATKDPLAPVFQGSGIAQVQFFSNALDTRTRGLDVVAAYRQNISKDQEVNLSASMMLNATKVQGGVRTPAQLSSLSTGLIDRVMIGLIEVAQPRSKAIVSASYRYKKLEGMLRATRFGEVTAIQTTPELDQTFRAKTVADASLSYSFNPRINLTVGANNIFDVYPDKIAFPSLTASGQTPYTRFTSQFGFMGAYYFTTVRYSF, encoded by the coding sequence CGCTCACGGGCCGCGTGCTCGATGGAGCCGACCAGGCCCCGCTGAGCTTCTGCTCGGTGGGCATCAAAGGCTCTAACCGCGGGACCACCACCGACGCCAACGGCGCCTTTAAGCTGGATGTGGAAGACGGTGACATTCTGGTGATTTCCTACGTAGGCTACGAGCCGCGGGAGATTCCGGTGCCGGCCGGCGAATCAACTATTTCCATCAGCCTAAAGTCTACCACGCACACCATGGCCGATGTGGTGGTGGTGGGCAACCGCGCTTCGGAAGCTCGCACCAATGTGGAGCTGCCCGTACCGGTAGACGTGCTCAGCGCTAAGGAAATCACGAAAACTGGCCAGACGGAGCTAGGCCAGATGATTCACTTCCTGGCACCCTCCTTCAACTCTACCAAGCACGCTATCAGCAACGTAACCTCGTACGTAGACCCTGCCACGCTACGTGGCCTAGGCCCCGACCAGACGCTGGTGCTTGTGAATGGCAAACGCCGCCATCAGTCCTCGGCTCTGAACGTGAACAATGTGGTAGGTCGTGGCTCGGTGGGTACCGACCTGAACGCTATTCCAACGGCAGCCATTGAGCGAGTAGAAATCCTGCGCGATGGTGCAGCGGCCCAATACGGCTCCGATGCCATTGCCGGTATTGTGAACCTGGTGCTGAAAAAAGCTCCTCGCGGCGGTACTGTCACGGGTAACTACGGCATCAGCAAGCTCGGCGATGGTGACACGTATGATGCGGGCGTTAACTTCGGGCTACCCGTGGGCAAGCGCGACGGTTTCTTTAACACCACCGTGCAGCTCCACCACAACGAGCCCACCGACCGCTCCGGCGACTACACGGGCGCCGTGTACAGCACCAAACCCGAGGAAGACGCAGCTCTGGTTGCCCAGAACGGCTTCAACCGCCACGTAACTACCTACGGCACGGCCAAAAACACCATGGGCCAGCTGTTTTACAACGCCGAAACCAAGCTGGGCGAGGCCTGGACGCTGTATTCCTTCGGGGGCTACTCCCGCAAGGACATGACGGCCTACGGCTTCTACCGTCAGCCCAGCAACAAAAAGCGGGCAGTGCTTTCTCTGTTCCCGAATGGCTACAACCCGGTTTTCCCGGCCAAAGTCCAGGATCTGGCCTCTACCGTGGGGGTGCGCCGCACTACCGGCAGCGGCTGGAACCTCGATTTTAGCGCTGGCTTTGGTGGCAATACCATCGAAACCTTCGCGAATCATACCGTTAACCCTTCCTACGGCAGCAACTCGCCCACCAGTTTTTACACGGGAACCAACAAGTTTGGGCAGGGCCTAATTAACGCAAACGTCTCGAAATCTCTGAAAAACATCGGCAGCCTGAAGTCCCTGAGTGTGGCCTATGGCAGCGAGCTGCGCGTGGAGCGCTACCAGTTGGAGGCTGGTGATGATGCCTCCTGGATGAAAGGCCCGGTTACGACCAACTCGCCCGACGTGGGCTCTAGCGGCCGCGAGGGCATTGGGGCTCAGAACGCCGTGAAGCGCACCCGCAACAACGTAGGCCTATATGCCGACGTGCTCAGCGATATTACCGAAGCTCTGTTGGTAGATGTAGCCGCCCGCGTAGAGCGCTACAGCGACTTTGGCACCAACGTATCCGGCAAAATCTCGACGCGCTACAAGTTCTCGAACCTGTTCTCGGTGCGCGGCTCCCTCAACCGGGGCTTCCGGGCGCCCTCCATGCACCAGCTCTACTACTCCAATAATGCTGATGCCCAGTGGCTGACCATCAATGGCGTATTCGACTCCTACCCTATTGCCCACCTGCGCAACGACAATGCCTATGTGCGGGCACTAGGAGTCGAGAAGCTGAAAGCGGAAACGACTCTCGACTATAACCTGGGCTTTACGGCACAAATTGGCCCCAACCTGCAGGTGACGGCCGATATGTACCAGATTGATATCAAAGACCGGATTGTGATTTCCGGCCAGCTTGATGCCACCAAAGACCCCTTGGCTCCCGTGTTCCAAGGCTCGGGCATTGCACAGGTGCAGTTCTTTTCCAACGCCCTGGATACCCGCACCCGCGGCCTCGATGTGGTAGCCGCCTACCGCCAGAACATCAGCAAAGACCAGGAGGTAAACCTCAGCGCCTCCATGATGCTAAATGCGACGAAAGTACAAGGCGGTGTGCGCACCCCTGCGCAGCTCTCCAGCCTCAGCACCGGCCTCATTGATAGGGTTATGATTGGGCTGATTGAGGTGGCTCAGCCTCGCTCGAAGGCCATTGTATCGGCTAGCTACCGCTACAAGAAGCTAGAAGGCATGCTGCGGGCCACCCGCTTCGGCGAGGTTACTGCCATCCAGACCACCCCAGAGCTCGACCAGACCTTCCGGGCCAAAACTGTCGCCGATGCTTCCTTGTCGTACAGCTTCAACCCCCGCATCAACCTGACGGTAGGCGCCAACAACATCTTCGACGTGTACCCTGATAAGATTGCCTTCCCGTCCCTGACGGCCTCGGGCCAGACGCCTTACACGCGTTTCACTTCGCAGTTCGGCTTCATGGGCGCTTACTACTTCACTACGGTGCGGTATAGCTTCTAA
- a CDS encoding S8 family serine peptidase: MQKKQRNARLAWLLSASAIAASATFTACSEDAVQPSQAGVAQSSDAKSDADVIPGQYIVVLKDGAVELSGNESYTQKVSKVKEVGQGILKARGASADALGFAYGHALKGFSARLSAAEAKALREDARVAYVEADKVISLGKPAGGGGTTQPAQVTPYGIARVGTGDGTGKTAWIIDTGIDLTHPDLNVDVARSKSFLTSGANYASPNDGNGHGTHVSGTIAAINNSIGVVGVAANASVVAVRVLDSRGSGSNSGVIAGVDYVGANGKAGDVANMSLGGGVSQALDDAVLRASAGGVLFALAAGNETDDANNHSPARVNGANIFTISAMNNTDTWASFSNFGNPPVDYCMPGVNIQSTWMGGGYNTISGTSMATPHMAGVLLMRGKNFTTSGTVKNDPDGNPDTIAHL; this comes from the coding sequence ATGCAGAAGAAACAACGCAATGCCCGTCTCGCTTGGCTTTTAAGTGCCTCAGCAATTGCTGCTAGTGCCACCTTTACCGCCTGCTCGGAAGATGCCGTACAACCTTCCCAAGCTGGCGTAGCGCAGAGCAGCGATGCTAAAAGTGATGCAGACGTAATTCCCGGTCAGTACATCGTGGTGCTGAAGGATGGAGCAGTTGAACTGAGCGGAAACGAGTCGTATACGCAGAAGGTATCCAAGGTTAAAGAAGTAGGACAAGGCATCCTGAAAGCCCGTGGCGCTAGTGCCGATGCACTAGGCTTTGCCTACGGTCATGCCCTGAAAGGTTTCTCGGCCCGATTGAGCGCTGCCGAGGCTAAGGCGCTGCGCGAAGATGCTCGGGTGGCCTACGTAGAGGCTGATAAAGTAATTTCTCTCGGTAAGCCCGCCGGTGGTGGCGGTACCACGCAGCCAGCCCAGGTAACACCCTACGGCATTGCCCGTGTAGGCACTGGCGACGGCACCGGCAAAACTGCCTGGATCATTGATACCGGCATCGACCTGACGCACCCTGACCTGAACGTGGACGTAGCTCGCAGCAAGTCTTTCCTGACCAGCGGTGCTAACTATGCTTCGCCAAATGATGGCAACGGCCACGGTACCCACGTATCGGGCACTATTGCGGCCATTAACAACTCTATTGGGGTAGTAGGTGTAGCTGCCAACGCTTCGGTAGTAGCAGTTCGCGTGCTCGACTCGCGCGGCAGCGGTTCCAACTCCGGCGTTATTGCTGGCGTTGACTATGTAGGCGCCAACGGCAAAGCCGGTGATGTGGCCAACATGAGCCTCGGTGGCGGTGTTTCGCAAGCTCTTGATGACGCTGTTCTGCGCGCTTCGGCTGGTGGTGTGCTCTTCGCACTGGCTGCCGGCAACGAAACGGACGATGCCAACAACCACTCGCCAGCTCGCGTGAATGGTGCTAACATCTTCACCATTTCGGCCATGAACAACACCGATACCTGGGCGTCGTTCTCCAACTTCGGCAACCCGCCGGTTGATTACTGCATGCCCGGTGTGAACATTCAGTCTACCTGGATGGGCGGTGGCTACAACACCATCAGCGGCACTTCCATGGCTACTCCGCACATGGCTGGTGTTCTGCTGATGCGCGGCAAGAACTTCACCACCAGCGGCACCGTGAAGAACGATCCGGACGGCAACCCCGATACCATCGCTCACTTGTAA
- a CDS encoding CitMHS family transporter, giving the protein MLALAGFAMIITFMVLIMTNRLSAITALLLVPVAFAVLTGFSAQMGTMMLDGIRNIAPTGIMLVFAILYFGLMTDAGLFDPVISRIQRVAHGDPMKIIIGTALLALLVSLDGDGATTYIIVVTAMLPLYRRLGINTLILTCMNMLVGGVMNILPWGGPTARAMSVLHLDSTQLFNPLIPAMLVGLAWVFFVAWRFGKQERKRLGLHQEPNQAKKPMVFGITAGFPAPLPPDDETTHIALSPEDQALRRPRLLWINALLTIGLMVALVRELLPLPVLFMVAFALAALLNYPNLAQQRQRFAAHASNALSVAAMVFAAGIFTGILSGTHMVDAMAHTFVQLVPTELGPRFPVLTGLVSAPLTFFMSNDAFYFGILPFFTKAAAQFGITAATMGKASLLGQPVHLLSPLVPSTYLLVGLAGVEFAAHQRFTLKWACGTVLVMLLTCLLLGIVPW; this is encoded by the coding sequence ATGCTCGCACTTGCTGGCTTTGCCATGATTATCACCTTCATGGTGCTAATTATGACGAACCGACTCTCGGCCATTACGGCGCTGCTGCTGGTGCCCGTGGCGTTTGCGGTGCTCACGGGCTTCAGCGCCCAAATGGGCACCATGATGCTGGACGGCATCCGCAACATTGCCCCCACGGGTATTATGCTGGTGTTTGCCATCCTGTACTTCGGGTTGATGACGGACGCCGGGCTGTTTGATCCCGTTATCAGCCGAATTCAGCGCGTGGCGCACGGCGACCCCATGAAGATTATCATCGGCACGGCACTGTTGGCCCTGCTGGTGTCATTGGATGGTGATGGGGCTACTACCTACATCATTGTCGTGACGGCCATGCTACCGCTTTACCGCCGCCTGGGCATCAACACCCTGATTCTCACTTGCATGAACATGCTGGTAGGCGGCGTAATGAACATTTTGCCCTGGGGCGGCCCCACTGCCCGCGCCATGAGCGTGCTCCACCTCGATAGCACCCAACTCTTCAACCCGCTTATTCCGGCCATGCTGGTGGGGCTGGCGTGGGTGTTTTTTGTGGCGTGGCGCTTTGGCAAACAGGAACGCAAACGCCTAGGCCTGCATCAAGAACCCAACCAAGCCAAAAAGCCGATGGTGTTTGGCATTACGGCTGGCTTTCCGGCTCCGCTTCCCCCCGATGACGAAACTACCCACATAGCGCTTTCACCTGAAGACCAGGCCTTGCGCCGCCCCCGCCTGCTGTGGATCAATGCGTTGCTTACCATTGGCCTGATGGTGGCGCTGGTGCGGGAACTGCTGCCGCTGCCGGTGCTTTTCATGGTTGCTTTCGCGCTGGCGGCGTTGCTCAATTACCCCAATCTGGCACAGCAGCGGCAGCGGTTTGCGGCCCACGCCAGCAACGCCCTATCGGTGGCGGCCATGGTATTTGCGGCGGGCATCTTCACCGGCATTCTGAGCGGCACCCACATGGTTGATGCTATGGCGCACACCTTCGTGCAGCTGGTGCCCACGGAGCTAGGGCCGCGCTTCCCCGTCCTAACTGGCCTAGTGAGTGCGCCGCTTACCTTCTTTATGTCAAATGATGCCTTTTACTTCGGCATCTTGCCCTTCTTCACGAAGGCAGCAGCGCAATTTGGCATCACGGCCGCCACGATGGGCAAGGCCTCGCTGCTAGGCCAGCCTGTGCATCTGCTTAGCCCGCTGGTGCCTTCTACCTATCTGTTGGTAGGTCTGGCCGGCGTAGAGTTTGCCGCCCATCAGCGCTTCACCCTGAAGTGGGCCTGTGGCACCGTACTCGTGATGCTGCTCACGTGTCTGCTGCTGGGTATTGTGCCGTGGTAG
- a CDS encoding cellulase family glycosylhydrolase, which yields MYSSLSYSAKSGLGRVWLISLLFLSLGLSSTSAQTSPPAKADVYIDGKGIMRWQGSKQEVALFGVNYTTPFAYSYRAHQKLGINPEQGIAQDVYHLSRLGVDAFRVHVWDVEVTDTVGNLLQNEHLRLLDYLIQQLKARRIKIILTPIAYWGNGYPEKDTAQTGFSSIYPKGQAYNTPRAVKAQENYLTQFLNHRNQYTGQFNREDPDIIAYEVCNEPHYRQPEAEVSAFIQRMVQAMRATGYKKPIFYNIAESPTVSNAILSSQVQGFTFQWYPSALVGGHTLRGNMLPLVNQYPIPYAKDPRFSSKPRMVYEFESADILQPVMYPLMARSFRSAGMQWATQFAYDPLAIAFANTEYQTHYLNLAYTPAKAVSLLIAGKVFRQVKRGQPFGTYPTDSVFNNFRVSYRAGVSELNAPEEFYYTSSTTTQPRKPASLRHVAGTGSSPIVAYEGTGAYFLDRLATGVWRLEVMPDALQVRDPFATTSLKQVVTRIAWNTQPIRMSLPGLGQDFTVRGLNTGNTFQGQATNGTVRLQPGVYVVAARGKNTSAFTPSMAMGAIKLGEYVAPPATNLPTQILHTAPFQIAAGQPATLQATVAGADATDSIFLVAQHYYGRTRTLPMRRLTLTTAESTVPADLLYPGLLRYWMVVKHNNKNTTFPGAHPGSPRDWDYAPREYWEASIVAPGTALPLYIASQDQQRTETGGINGAGWSDYVTTGNGQLSLRLLQSPPPSSPIPFSDAAAPVAFLRAYFGDRLASRAADAGTFQELVIRGRRGAGAGSVRLVLTTRDAVAYVADVELPADMQEVRVPLTAFRLGAQALLPRPYPSFLPLTFQTNGPATLPLAQAEVLQVLLGPAATPATEARPFLDIESIYLR from the coding sequence ATGTATTCTTCCCTTTCTTATTCAGCCAAGAGTGGCCTAGGCCGTGTCTGGCTGATTTCGCTTCTCTTTCTAAGCCTAGGCCTGTCAAGCACCTCCGCTCAAACTTCCCCGCCAGCCAAGGCCGATGTATATATCGATGGCAAAGGCATTATGCGCTGGCAGGGCAGCAAGCAGGAAGTAGCTCTTTTTGGCGTGAACTACACTACGCCTTTCGCTTACTCCTATCGGGCTCATCAGAAGCTGGGGATAAACCCCGAGCAAGGTATTGCCCAGGATGTGTATCACCTGTCGCGGTTGGGCGTTGATGCGTTTCGGGTGCACGTGTGGGATGTGGAGGTGACAGACACGGTGGGCAACCTGCTCCAGAACGAGCACCTGCGCCTGCTGGATTACCTGATCCAGCAGTTGAAAGCGCGGCGCATTAAGATTATTCTCACGCCCATTGCGTACTGGGGCAACGGCTACCCCGAAAAGGATACGGCTCAAACGGGTTTCTCCAGTATCTACCCCAAAGGACAGGCCTACAACACGCCCCGAGCCGTGAAGGCCCAGGAAAACTACCTGACCCAGTTCCTCAACCACCGCAACCAGTATACCGGCCAGTTCAACCGCGAAGACCCCGACATTATTGCCTACGAGGTCTGCAATGAACCGCATTACCGCCAGCCCGAGGCCGAGGTAAGCGCCTTTATTCAGCGGATGGTGCAGGCCATGCGGGCTACGGGCTATAAGAAGCCTATCTTCTATAATATTGCTGAAAGCCCTACGGTATCCAATGCCATCCTGAGCAGCCAGGTGCAGGGCTTCACGTTCCAATGGTATCCGTCGGCGCTGGTGGGTGGCCACACGCTGCGCGGCAACATGCTGCCGCTGGTAAACCAGTACCCCATTCCATACGCCAAAGACCCACGCTTCAGCAGCAAGCCCCGGATGGTGTATGAGTTTGAATCGGCAGATATTCTGCAGCCGGTGATGTATCCCCTGATGGCCCGCAGCTTCCGCAGTGCCGGCATGCAATGGGCCACCCAGTTCGCCTACGACCCGCTGGCTATTGCCTTTGCCAACACCGAGTACCAGACGCATTACCTGAACCTGGCCTACACGCCGGCCAAAGCCGTGAGCCTGCTTATTGCGGGCAAGGTTTTCCGTCAGGTTAAACGCGGCCAGCCATTTGGCACCTACCCTACTGATTCCGTTTTCAACAATTTCCGGGTGAGCTACCGCGCCGGCGTGAGCGAGTTGAATGCGCCAGAAGAGTTTTACTACACCAGCTCTACCACTACGCAGCCGCGCAAGCCGGCCAGCCTGCGCCACGTGGCCGGTACAGGCTCGTCGCCGATAGTGGCCTACGAGGGCACGGGTGCTTATTTTCTCGACCGCCTGGCCACGGGTGTGTGGCGGCTGGAGGTGATGCCCGACGCCCTGCAGGTGCGCGACCCATTTGCCACAACCTCGCTCAAGCAAGTCGTGACCCGCATTGCCTGGAACACGCAACCCATCCGCATGAGCTTACCTGGCCTAGGCCAGGATTTTACCGTGCGCGGCCTTAACACAGGCAACACCTTCCAGGGGCAGGCCACCAACGGCACTGTGCGCTTGCAGCCGGGCGTATATGTAGTGGCGGCGCGGGGCAAAAACACATCGGCCTTCACGCCAAGCATGGCAATGGGGGCTATTAAGCTGGGGGAATACGTTGCGCCGCCTGCTACCAATTTGCCCACGCAGATACTGCATACCGCACCATTTCAAATTGCCGCTGGCCAGCCTGCCACGCTCCAGGCCACTGTAGCCGGCGCTGACGCTACTGACTCCATATTCCTGGTAGCACAGCACTACTATGGCCGCACCCGTACCCTCCCGATGCGCCGCCTCACACTCACGACTGCCGAATCTACCGTGCCGGCCGACCTGCTGTACCCCGGTTTGCTCCGCTACTGGATGGTAGTGAAGCACAACAACAAGAACACCACCTTCCCCGGTGCCCACCCCGGCAGCCCCCGCGACTGGGATTACGCTCCGCGGGAGTACTGGGAAGCCTCTATCGTTGCGCCCGGCACGGCATTGCCACTGTATATAGCTAGCCAAGATCAGCAACGAACGGAAACTGGTGGAATCAATGGCGCTGGCTGGTCGGATTATGTGACGACCGGCAACGGTCAGTTGTCCTTACGCCTGCTGCAGAGCCCGCCGCCTTCCAGCCCCATTCCGTTCTCTGATGCAGCCGCACCAGTGGCGTTTCTGCGCGCTTACTTCGGCGACCGGCTGGCCTCACGCGCTGCTGATGCCGGCACATTCCAGGAATTAGTGATTCGTGGCCGCCGTGGCGCCGGAGCTGGCAGCGTCCGCTTGGTGCTCACAACCCGCGACGCAGTGGCCTACGTGGCCGATGTGGAGCTACCCGCCGACATGCAGGAAGTGAGAGTTCCACTTACGGCGTTCCGCCTTGGTGCGCAGGCCTTGCTGCCGCGCCCGTATCCGAGCTTCTTGCCGCTTACGTTCCAGACCAACGGCCCCGCTACCCTGCCACTGGCTCAGGCCGAAGTACTGCAGGTGCTCCTTGGCCCGGCCGCCACGCCTGCTACCGAAGCCCGCCCTTTCCTCGACATCGAATCGATATACCTGCGCTAA
- a CDS encoding glycoside hydrolase family 2 protein, with amino-acid sequence MLFRCLSSQAQLLTLAAFLGLSACSRSSSPATSGTEVSPLQSTFNTDWEFVRDVDTTMGPSLFVRADKSKSWATVMLPHTPRLEPVVTAEKQWQGISFYRRFFRVSAADTSRRVAIRFEGAMNEADVYLNGRRLMRHQGGYLPFTVELTPYLQVDAENCLVVKLNNQDNQAIPPGKPLKDLDFNYYGGLYRPVQLLVQDPLRITDAVEAARPAGGGILLHYENASAQQATLHIQTEIRNGHRTARPAKLRTVVLDADGKEVASTTTDAPLLTPGGATSVKQTFSLASPKLWSPSQPYLYRVQVAVLDEKGNSVDQQELTTGVRTIRFAPDGFYLNGQKTRLRGTNRHQEYPYLGYALSDEMQYRDAWKIKEAGFNFVRCSHYPPSPAFLQACDALGLLVMNSIPGWQFFGDAAFQRNSLQNVRDMVRRDRNHPSIVIWEAALNETDMSKPFMDQAHQAVHEELPFPTDVYTCGWMDYAYDVFIPARQHAKAPDYWHKYNKQKPILLCEYGDWEYYAQNAGFNQTAYSGLKESERTSRQLRGQGERALQQQALNFQEAYNDNFVGPAIGDANWLMFDYKRGYAPDIESSGVMDIYRLPKFAFYFYQSQYGPVPDALGFGKPMVFIASYAQPTSSRQVRVYSNCSEVELQLNGRTLARQQPDKDRYSNHLAHPSFTFTLPKFTAGTLKAVAYQNGKAAAEYTQRTPGPAHHIQLTFDKSGRELTAGRQDAVFVYATVVDAQGTPVPDATSAIQFAATGNAELLGDNPVKAEAGIATTLLRAGSTPGAVSVTATASGLPDAKLELRSVKPQ; translated from the coding sequence ATGCTGTTCCGCTGCCTCTCATCCCAAGCCCAACTGCTGACACTGGCTGCCTTCCTAGGCCTGTCGGCGTGCTCTCGCTCCAGCAGCCCTGCTACTTCCGGCACCGAAGTTTCTCCCCTCCAAAGCACCTTCAATACCGACTGGGAGTTTGTGCGCGATGTAGATACCACGATGGGGCCAAGCCTCTTTGTGCGGGCTGACAAATCGAAAAGCTGGGCAACAGTAATGCTCCCACACACGCCTCGCCTGGAACCCGTAGTAACGGCCGAGAAGCAGTGGCAGGGCATCAGCTTTTACCGGCGTTTCTTCCGGGTGTCGGCAGCGGATACCAGCCGCCGGGTGGCCATCCGTTTTGAGGGAGCCATGAACGAGGCCGACGTGTACCTGAACGGACGCCGCCTGATGCGCCACCAGGGCGGCTACCTGCCCTTCACCGTCGAGCTTACGCCTTATCTGCAGGTGGACGCAGAAAACTGCTTGGTGGTGAAGCTTAACAATCAAGATAACCAGGCCATTCCGCCCGGTAAGCCTCTCAAAGACCTCGACTTTAATTATTACGGTGGCCTATACCGCCCCGTGCAGCTATTGGTGCAAGACCCGCTGCGCATTACCGATGCTGTGGAGGCAGCTAGGCCTGCCGGAGGAGGCATTCTGCTGCATTATGAAAATGCAAGCGCGCAACAGGCGACACTCCACATCCAAACGGAAATCCGCAACGGCCACCGCACCGCTCGCCCGGCCAAGCTGCGCACCGTGGTGCTTGATGCGGACGGCAAAGAGGTGGCCAGCACTACCACCGATGCTCCGCTGCTCACGCCGGGTGGGGCTACCTCGGTTAAGCAAACCTTCTCGCTGGCTTCGCCCAAACTATGGTCGCCAAGCCAGCCCTACCTATATCGGGTGCAGGTGGCAGTGCTCGATGAGAAGGGCAACAGCGTGGATCAACAAGAACTGACGACGGGCGTACGTACCATCCGGTTCGCGCCCGATGGCTTTTATCTCAATGGACAGAAAACCCGTTTGCGCGGCACTAATCGGCACCAGGAGTACCCGTATTTGGGCTATGCGCTGTCGGATGAGATGCAGTACCGAGATGCCTGGAAGATTAAGGAGGCCGGTTTCAACTTCGTGCGTTGCTCGCACTATCCGCCTTCGCCGGCGTTCCTGCAGGCTTGCGATGCGCTAGGCCTCTTAGTAATGAACTCTATTCCGGGCTGGCAGTTTTTCGGCGATGCCGCGTTTCAGCGCAACAGTCTCCAAAACGTGCGCGACATGGTGCGCCGCGACCGGAACCATCCCAGCATTGTGATCTGGGAGGCGGCTCTCAACGAAACCGACATGAGCAAGCCGTTCATGGACCAGGCCCATCAGGCCGTACATGAGGAGCTGCCCTTCCCGACGGATGTATATACCTGCGGCTGGATGGATTATGCCTACGACGTATTCATTCCGGCCCGCCAGCATGCCAAAGCGCCCGACTATTGGCACAAATACAACAAGCAGAAGCCCATCCTGCTCTGCGAGTACGGCGACTGGGAATATTACGCGCAAAACGCGGGCTTCAACCAAACCGCCTACTCAGGCTTAAAGGAGTCGGAAAGGACGTCGCGGCAGTTGCGCGGGCAGGGCGAGCGGGCGTTGCAGCAACAGGCTCTCAACTTCCAGGAAGCCTATAACGACAATTTCGTGGGCCCTGCCATCGGCGACGCCAACTGGCTGATGTTCGACTACAAGCGCGGCTATGCGCCGGATATTGAGTCGTCGGGGGTGATGGATATATACCGGCTGCCCAAGTTTGCGTTCTACTTCTATCAGAGCCAATATGGCCCCGTGCCCGATGCTCTGGGCTTCGGCAAGCCGATGGTGTTTATTGCCAGCTACGCCCAGCCTACTTCCTCGCGGCAGGTGCGCGTGTACAGCAACTGCAGCGAGGTAGAACTGCAGCTGAATGGCCGCACACTGGCCCGCCAGCAACCCGATAAAGACCGCTACTCTAATCATCTGGCGCATCCGTCGTTCACCTTCACCTTGCCCAAGTTTACGGCGGGCACCCTGAAAGCAGTGGCCTACCAAAACGGTAAAGCCGCCGCTGAATATACCCAGCGCACGCCCGGCCCGGCTCACCACATTCAGCTCACCTTTGATAAAAGTGGCCGCGAGCTAACCGCTGGCCGCCAAGATGCTGTGTTTGTGTACGCCACCGTGGTAGATGCCCAGGGCACGCCCGTTCCCGACGCTACCTCCGCTATCCAGTTTGCGGCTACCGGCAACGCCGAACTGCTCGGCGACAACCCTGTAAAAGCCGAAGCGGGCATTGCCACCACTCTTCTGCGGGCCGGTAGTACGCCTGGCGCCGTAAGTGTTACAGCCACCGCAAGTGGCCTACCAGACGCGAAACTGGAGCTGCGAAGCGTTAAACCTCAGTAG
- a CDS encoding TerC family protein, whose product MNQYIQHILDNPAASLAIIGNLVIIESLLSVDNAAVLATMVGDLPREQRKKALRYGIFGAYIFRGLCILFASFLIKFWYLKPLGGLYLLYLVYDHFKARGSSEDEGVDKEKSWLYRNTLGLFGKFWATVALIELMDLAFSIDNVFAVVAFTDNLILICAGVFIGILAMRLVAQAFVLLMGKYPFLETAAFVVIGFLGLKLVLSLVSHFLPGHPLSLALESEAADVAMTVLTASAFLVPWVTSLLFNVPQRPGGNRVETWEVSE is encoded by the coding sequence ATGAATCAATACATTCAACATATTCTCGATAATCCAGCCGCCTCGCTGGCTATCATTGGCAACTTGGTCATCATTGAAAGCCTGCTTTCCGTGGATAATGCGGCGGTTCTAGCTACAATGGTGGGCGACCTGCCCCGCGAGCAACGCAAGAAGGCTTTGCGATACGGCATTTTCGGGGCTTATATTTTCCGGGGGCTGTGCATTCTGTTTGCGTCGTTTCTGATCAAATTCTGGTATCTCAAACCACTAGGCGGTCTGTATCTACTGTACTTGGTGTACGACCATTTCAAAGCCCGCGGCTCCAGTGAGGATGAGGGAGTAGATAAAGAGAAGAGCTGGCTTTACCGCAACACGCTAGGCCTGTTCGGGAAGTTCTGGGCAACGGTAGCCCTGATCGAGCTCATGGACCTGGCCTTCTCCATCGACAACGTCTTTGCTGTAGTAGCCTTCACCGACAACCTGATCCTAATTTGTGCGGGGGTATTTATTGGCATTCTGGCCATGCGACTAGTAGCACAGGCCTTCGTGCTGCTAATGGGCAAATATCCCTTTCTGGAAACTGCGGCTTTTGTGGTAATCGGTTTCCTGGGGCTGAAGCTGGTACTGTCGCTGGTAAGTCACTTCCTGCCCGGCCACCCGCTCAGCCTCGCCCTGGAAAGTGAAGCTGCCGATGTAGCCATGACTGTGCTGACGGCCAGCGCATTTCTGGTGCCCTGGGTTACCTCGCTGCTCTTCAATGTACCGCAGCGCCCCGGTGGCAACCGAGTTGAGACGTGGGAAGTATCTGAGTGA